The Brasilonema sennae CENA114 genome includes a region encoding these proteins:
- a CDS encoding serine/threonine protein kinase, protein MPWTAGQCLQGGKYVIGEVLGQGGFGITYKALHIELNQTVVIKTPNEYLRHDPEYDKYIEPFIKEGRTLARLSQDSHPHIVGVIELFKEGAIHCLVMEFVEGENLFEAVRRRGALTEAEILPCICQIGEALSVVHQAGLVHRDAHPGNIMLQRNGRAVLIDFGIAKQVVPSTISSTNKHGHEAFAPYEQKVRGSREPTVDVYCLAATLYYAVTGQRPTTSLARKLDNASLKSPKQINPSISDQLNQAILKGMALEANDRPQSMQAWLTMLKAPKAVPPPLVDIKLQSKVSPVIASETKWNEAISPKALLQQNVTWYEPVHKTEVVRRQFDESKSKPATKSPRIIPWVRLVGILFIYIFIGYCLAFFLSKAPLFWVVCTWAFVWAFVWWAVAVAVTLTWAAWVWAVAVAGTLFWARTLFWVVVWAWFVASIARKLQESFSKIHTFLILAGTSNLGLSLGWLGHRIFHTGS, encoded by the coding sequence ATGCCTTGGACAGCAGGACAATGCTTGCAAGGTGGCAAATATGTAATTGGGGAAGTCCTGGGGCAGGGGGGATTCGGGATTACTTACAAAGCGTTGCATATTGAGCTAAACCAGACGGTTGTTATTAAGACACCCAATGAATATCTCAGGCATGATCCTGAGTATGACAAGTACATAGAGCCATTTATCAAAGAAGGGCGGACACTGGCACGCTTATCTCAAGACTCCCATCCTCACATTGTGGGAGTGATTGAGCTGTTTAAGGAAGGTGCAATCCACTGCTTGGTAATGGAATTTGTTGAGGGAGAAAATTTGTTTGAAGCGGTGAGGCGTAGAGGAGCTTTAACAGAAGCGGAGATCTTACCTTGCATCTGCCAAATTGGGGAAGCTTTGAGCGTAGTGCATCAAGCAGGGTTAGTACACCGAGATGCCCACCCTGGAAATATCATGTTGCAGAGAAATGGCAGAGCGGTTTTAATTGACTTTGGAATTGCCAAACAAGTAGTTCCCTCAACTATTAGTTCAACTAACAAGCATGGTCATGAAGCCTTTGCGCCATATGAGCAGAAGGTCAGAGGTAGTCGGGAGCCAACTGTCGATGTTTACTGTCTGGCTGCTACACTCTATTATGCAGTGACAGGTCAGCGTCCAACAACCTCTTTGGCTCGCAAGCTCGATAATGCTTCTCTAAAATCACCTAAACAAATTAATCCAAGCATTAGCGATCAATTAAATCAAGCAATTCTCAAGGGTATGGCGCTGGAGGCAAACGACCGCCCTCAGTCAATGCAGGCATGGTTGACAATGCTAAAAGCACCAAAAGCAGTGCCTCCACCTTTAGTTGATATCAAGTTGCAATCAAAGGTATCACCTGTCATTGCGAGTGAAACGAAGTGGAACGAAGCAATCTCCCCTAAAGCGCTACTACAACAGAACGTAACTTGGTATGAGCCAGTTCATAAAACAGAAGTAGTTCGTCGCCAATTCGACGAGTCAAAGTCAAAACCAGCTACTAAATCACCTAGAATTATTCCTTGGGTAAGGTTGGTTGGTATATTGTTTATTTACATATTTATAGGCTACTGCTTGGCTTTCTTTCTCTCTAAGGCTCCGTTATTTTGGGTGGTTTGTACTTGGGCTTTTGTTTGGGCTTTTGTTTGGTGGGCTGTGGCTGTTGCTGTGACTTTGACTTGGGCTGCTTGGGTTTGGGCTGTGGCTGTTGCTGGGACTTTGTTTTGGGCTAGGACTTTGTTTTGGGTTGTGGTTTGGGCTTGGTTTGTGGCTTCGATTGCAAGAAAATTACAAGAATCCTTTAGCAAGATTCATACCTTTCTGATTTTGGCTGGCACTTCTAATCTAGGCTTGAGTTTGGGATGGTTAGGACATAGGATTTTTCATACAGGTTCATAG
- a CDS encoding calcium-binding protein: MVVINGATGNDCLKGTQDNDFIYGNLGNDVLIGLAGDDFLEGKEGNDLLIGNDGNDILYAGLSKVPYAPGYGGDSKSVNLLYGGKGDDQLFGSLGKDFLFGGDGNDRIIGLSGDDYLDGGDGNDRLDGGFGNDILIGGNGNDILYDGTYKDGGGNDILLGGNGNDILNSGRGNDILVGGKGNDILTGAGYIPSGSSGGSYGVNEIDTLIGGEGRDTFNLGGRNAAGTFSVYYDDGNKFTTGEKDYALIADFNPNEDIIQLVGTASDYILGSSPAGLPNGITINLKKPDSQLNELIAIVPGVSDLSLDSSYFRFI, from the coding sequence ATGGTAGTTATCAACGGTGCAACAGGGAACGATTGTTTAAAGGGAACGCAAGACAATGATTTCATTTATGGTAATTTAGGAAACGACGTTTTGATCGGTCTTGCTGGTGACGACTTTTTGGAAGGTAAAGAGGGTAACGACCTACTTATAGGCAATGACGGTAACGATATTCTATATGCTGGACTTAGCAAAGTACCATATGCCCCAGGTTACGGAGGAGACTCAAAGAGCGTAAATTTACTGTATGGGGGTAAAGGCGACGACCAGTTATTTGGCTCACTGGGTAAGGATTTCCTGTTTGGTGGTGATGGCAATGATCGAATTATAGGTTTGTCTGGTGATGACTATTTAGATGGCGGCGACGGTAACGACAGATTAGATGGTGGGTTCGGCAATGATATCCTGATTGGTGGTAATGGAAATGACATCTTATACGATGGAACTTACAAGGATGGCGGTGGCAATGATATCCTTTTAGGTGGTAATGGAAATGATATTCTCAACAGTGGACGCGGCAATGATATTCTTGTCGGTGGAAAAGGGAATGATATTCTCACTGGCGCTGGATACATACCGAGTGGTAGTTCTGGTGGTAGCTATGGAGTAAATGAAATAGATACCCTCATTGGAGGGGAAGGGAGAGATACATTCAACCTTGGAGGGCGGAATGCTGCTGGTACTTTCTCGGTTTACTATGATGACGGTAACAAATTCACCACTGGGGAGAAGGACTACGCTCTGATTGCTGACTTTAACCCAAATGAGGATATAATCCAGCTTGTAGGAACAGCATCTGACTATATCTTGGGATCATCTCCTGCTGGCTTACCAAATGGAATAACTATCAACCTGAAAAAACCTGATAGTCAATTGAATGAACTTATTGCAATTGTACCAGGTGTTTCAGATTTGAGTCTTGACAGTAGCTACTTCAGATTTATCTAA
- the rsgA gene encoding ribosome small subunit-dependent GTPase A produces MNLDSLGWSNFFANSFEPYRQEGFIVGRVAIEHRKTYILYSEYGELSAEVTGKLRYQASQTKDFPAVGDWVVIRARDSEKQATIHEILPRKSKFSRKIAGAKTEEQIVATNVDTVLLVSGLDGDFNPRRIERYLILAWDSGANPVIVLNKADLCENVERCLTQVEAIALGIPIVVLSATNHQGFNALKPHLQPGQTVALLGSSGVGKSTITNQLIGTAVQTVQSVRHSDDRGKHTTTHRELIVLPTGGLIMDTPGMREIQIWAGDESLQETFADIETLAQQCHFRNCQHNCEPGCPVQQALDEGRLDYQRFLNYQKLQKELNYLARKQDERLNLAEKEKWKKIHKAMRNHNKR; encoded by the coding sequence ATGAATTTAGATTCTTTGGGCTGGAGCAATTTTTTTGCTAACAGCTTTGAACCCTATCGCCAAGAAGGATTTATTGTTGGTAGGGTAGCCATTGAACATAGAAAGACATACATCCTTTACAGCGAATATGGAGAACTGTCAGCAGAAGTGACAGGTAAACTGCGGTATCAGGCTTCCCAAACCAAAGATTTTCCTGCAGTAGGGGATTGGGTTGTTATCCGTGCAAGAGATTCCGAAAAGCAAGCAACTATCCACGAGATTTTGCCCAGGAAAAGCAAATTTTCCCGCAAAATAGCAGGTGCGAAAACAGAAGAACAAATCGTTGCAACTAACGTTGATACTGTTTTGTTAGTCTCTGGATTAGATGGAGATTTCAACCCCAGAAGAATTGAGCGCTATCTTATTCTGGCTTGGGATAGCGGTGCAAATCCGGTGATTGTCTTAAATAAGGCAGATTTGTGTGAGAATGTTGAACGGTGTTTGACTCAAGTGGAGGCGATTGCCCTCGGCATACCCATCGTAGTTTTAAGCGCTACCAACCATCAAGGATTCAATGCCTTAAAGCCACACCTCCAACCTGGACAAACGGTTGCTTTATTAGGATCGTCTGGCGTTGGCAAATCTACCATCACTAATCAACTCATCGGAACAGCTGTTCAAACTGTTCAATCAGTGCGACACAGTGATGACCGAGGTAAACACACAACTACTCATCGAGAGTTAATTGTACTGCCAACGGGTGGCTTAATTATGGATACCCCAGGAATGAGGGAAATCCAAATTTGGGCGGGTGACGAAAGTTTACAGGAAACATTTGCAGATATTGAAACACTAGCACAGCAGTGTCACTTCCGAAATTGCCAGCACAACTGTGAACCTGGTTGCCCAGTACAGCAGGCGTTGGACGAAGGTAGACTCGACTACCAAAGATTTCTAAACTACCAAAAGCTGCAAAAGGAACTCAACTATCTTGCCCGTAAACAAGATGAAAGACTCAACTTAGCTGAAAAAGAAAAATGGAAGAAAATTCATAAGGCTATGCGAAATCACAACAAGCGTTAG